A DNA window from Onychostoma macrolepis isolate SWU-2019 chromosome 13, ASM1243209v1, whole genome shotgun sequence contains the following coding sequences:
- the hs3st1l1 gene encoding heparan sulfate (glucosamine) 3-O-sulfotransferase 1-like1: MANLLSYVLFLALRTYAAPPEYIQVWPGSSTPAPGDLGNGTIGPSLVPPPGTSKHAPHSIIIGVRKGGTRALLEMLDIHPDVAAAATELHFFDWDENYAKGFEWYRDQMPYSYPNQITVEKTPGYFTSPVAPARIHAMNSSIRLLLILRDPTERVISDYTQVYFNRLENHKPVQAIENMLVKNGALNTRYKAIQRSLYDVHMRNWLQHFPLEQIHIVDGDTLIHDPLPELQRVERFLHLPPRIVASNFYFNQTKGFYCIRSDGHERCLHESKGRPHPPVNSTVLRQLRSYLRQHNRNFYRLIGRTFNWQ, from the coding sequence ATGGCTAATCTTCTGAGCTATGTTTTGTTCCTGGCGCTCCGGACGTACGCCGCTCCGCCGGAGTACATCCAAGTGTGGCCCGGCAGCTCGACGCCAGCCCCGGGAGATCTGGGCAACGGTACGATCGGCCCTTCTTTAGTTCCTCCTCCAGGAACCAGCAAACACGCGCCACACAGCATCATCATCGGCGTGCGAAAAGGAGGCACCAGAGCATTGCTGGAAATGCTGGATATCCATCCCGATGTAGCAGCGGCGGCCACCGAACTTCACTTCTTCGACTGGGACGAGAACTATGCCAAAGGCTTCGAATGGTACCGGGACCAAATGCCATATTCGTATCCAAATCAGATCACCGTGGAAAAGACGCCGGGGTATTTCACGTCTCCGGTGGCGCCTGCGCGGATCCACGCCATGAACTCTTCCATCAGACTCTTGCTGATTTTGAGAGACCCGACGGAGAGAGTCATATCGGACTATACGCAAGTCTACTTCAACCGCTTGGAGAACCACAAACCCGTACAGGCCATCGAGAACATGCTAGTCAAGAACGGTGCTCTAAACACGCGCTACAAAGCCATCCAGCGCAGTCTTTACGATGTCCACATGAGGAACTGGCTGCAGCACTTTCCTCTGGAGCAGATCCACATTGTGGATGGGGATACGCTGATCCACGATCCGTTACCGGAGCTCCAGCGAGTCGAACGCTTCTTGCATCTGCCGCCGCGGATCGTGGCGTCCAACTTCTATTTTAACCAGACCAAAGGCTTCTACTGCATTCGCAGCGACGGCCATGAGCGATGCCTGCACGAGTCCAAAGGACGGCCGCATCCGCCCGTTAACAGCACTGTGCTGCGACAGCTGCGCTCGTATTTGCGCCAACACAATCGGAACTTCTATCGGCTCATTGGACGTACTTTTAACTGGCAGTAG